One part of the Mycobacterium marinum genome encodes these proteins:
- a CDS encoding IS481-like element ISMyma6 family transposase translates to MSHANASLTPRGRLRLARCVVDDRWTYARAAERFQCSTATAKKWADRYRVGGPEAMVDRSSRPHRSPGRLPQRRERRIIKIRFTRRWGPHRIAAHLRLARSTVEAVLRRYRMPLLRDLDQASGLPVRRPQPRRYEHPAPGDLVHLDVKKLGRIPDGGGHRKLGRHAGRRNRSGVGYAFVHHAVDDHSRLAYSEILTDERKDTAAGFWLRANGFFVDHGITVKRVLTDNGNCYRSKVFADSLGEEIAHKRTRPYRPQTNGKVERFNRTLASEWAYAQTYLSEVQRAATYQDWLHYYNHHRPHTGIGGKTPIERLRVHNLPVKNT, encoded by the coding sequence ATGTCCCACGCTAATGCCTCATTGACTCCGCGGGGGCGGTTGCGGCTGGCCCGCTGTGTCGTCGATGACCGTTGGACCTATGCCCGAGCCGCCGAGCGGTTCCAGTGCTCGACGGCCACGGCCAAGAAATGGGCTGACCGTTACCGCGTTGGCGGTCCAGAGGCCATGGTCGATCGCTCCAGTCGTCCGCATCGCAGTCCAGGTCGGCTTCCCCAGCGTCGGGAGCGGCGCATCATCAAAATCCGCTTCACGCGGCGCTGGGGGCCGCACCGCATCGCCGCGCATTTGCGGCTGGCCCGCTCGACGGTGGAAGCGGTGCTGCGCCGTTACCGGATGCCGTTGCTGCGCGATCTCGATCAAGCCAGTGGGCTGCCGGTGCGCCGGCCCCAACCGCGCCGTTACGAGCATCCCGCACCCGGGGATTTGGTTCACCTCGACGTCAAGAAGCTAGGTCGCATTCCCGACGGTGGTGGGCACCGCAAGTTGGGTCGTCACGCCGGTCGACGCAACCGTAGCGGCGTGGGGTATGCGTTTGTGCACCATGCCGTCGATGATCATTCGCGGCTGGCCTACTCCGAGATCCTCACCGACGAACGTAAAGACACCGCCGCAGGGTTCTGGTTGCGGGCTAACGGGTTTTTCGTCGATCACGGGATCACCGTCAAGCGTGTGTTGACTGACAACGGAAACTGTTACCGGTCAAAAGTTTTCGCCGATTCACTCGGCGAGGAGATCGCCCACAAGCGCACTCGCCCGTACCGTCCTCAGACCAACGGAAAAGTCGAGAGGTTCAACCGCACCCTGGCCAGCGAATGGGCCTACGCGCAGACCTACCTGTCGGAGGTCCAACGCGCGGCAACTTATCAGGACTGGCTGCACTACTACAATCACCATCGACCCCACACCGGCATCGGCGGAAAAACACCCATCGAACGCCTACGCGTTCACAACCTGCCAGTGAAGAACACCTAG
- a CDS encoding sensor histidine kinase, protein MVVTSDAELARVRRTHQLRAYRIGSVLRIGVVLFMVAAMLVGTPRREWGAQTALICVYAFAALWALALAFRRSRPMVSLDRFANIARYEPLAFTAVDVLALTGFQLLSTDGIYSLLIMTLLPVLVALDISSRRAAVVLALTLVGFALALAQDPVVIRMNGWPEAVFRFGLYAFLCATALMVVRSEERHARSVATLSVIREELLAQTMTASEVLQRRISESIHDGPLQDVLAARQELIELRAAAPHDQRVSTALAGLQSASDLLRQATFELHPAVLEQVGLGAAVEQLASFHAQRSGIRITDDVDYPIRDEIDPIVFGVARELLSNVVQHSRARNASVALGISDGVCVLDVADDGVGVSGETMARRLGQGHIGLASHRARVDAAGGSLVFLNTPTGTHVCVRVPLKG, encoded by the coding sequence GTGGTGGTCACCAGCGACGCAGAACTGGCTCGGGTGCGCCGAACACACCAGCTGCGCGCTTACCGCATCGGCTCCGTGCTTCGGATCGGGGTTGTGTTGTTCATGGTTGCCGCCATGTTGGTCGGTACGCCGCGCCGGGAATGGGGCGCGCAGACGGCCTTGATCTGTGTCTACGCGTTTGCCGCACTGTGGGCGCTGGCGTTGGCGTTTCGACGGTCGCGGCCGATGGTCAGCCTGGACCGATTTGCCAACATCGCCAGATACGAACCGCTCGCCTTCACCGCCGTCGATGTGTTGGCGCTGACCGGCTTTCAGTTGCTGTCCACCGACGGCATCTATTCGCTGCTGATCATGACGCTGTTGCCGGTGCTGGTTGCCCTCGACATTTCGTCGCGGCGGGCCGCGGTGGTGCTGGCATTGACGCTGGTTGGATTCGCCCTGGCGTTGGCTCAGGATCCGGTGGTGATTCGGATGAATGGCTGGCCCGAGGCGGTCTTTCGGTTCGGGCTCTACGCATTCCTCTGTGCCACCGCATTGATGGTGGTCCGCAGCGAGGAACGGCACGCCCGTTCGGTGGCGACGTTGAGCGTGATACGTGAAGAGTTGCTCGCACAGACCATGACGGCTTCGGAAGTGCTGCAACGCCGGATTTCGGAATCCATTCACGATGGGCCGCTGCAGGACGTGCTGGCCGCGCGCCAGGAACTGATCGAATTGCGGGCCGCCGCGCCCCACGACCAACGAGTGAGCACCGCACTGGCAGGTCTGCAGAGTGCGTCGGATCTGCTGCGGCAGGCAACCTTCGAGCTGCATCCGGCCGTTCTCGAACAGGTCGGCTTGGGTGCGGCGGTCGAACAGTTGGCCTCTTTTCACGCCCAACGTTCGGGCATCAGGATCACCGACGATGTCGACTATCCGATACGTGACGAGATCGATCCCATCGTCTTCGGTGTGGCCCGGGAGTTGCTGTCCAATGTGGTGCAGCATTCGCGGGCGCGTAATGCTTCGGTGGCTCTGGGCATCTCCGACGGCGTGTGCGTGCTGGATGTGGCCGACGACGGCGTCGGCGTCAGCGGAGAAACGATGGCGCGCCGCCTCGGCCAGGGGCATATCGGTCTGGCCTCGCATCGGGCCCGTGTCGACGCCGCCGGTGGATCGCTGGTCTTCCTCAATACGCCGACCGGCACCCACGTTTGTGTACGCGTTCCGCTGAAGGGCTAA
- a CDS encoding response regulator yields the protein MDVTKTEKVRVVVGDDHPLFREGVVRALSLSGSVNVVGEADDGAAALELIKTHLPDVALLDYRMPRMDGAQVAAAVRSNELPTRVLLISAHDESAIVYQALQQGAAGFLLKDSTRTEIVKAVLDCAKGRDVVAPSLVGGLAGEIRQRAAPMAPVLSAREREVLHRIAKGQSIPAIAGELYVAPSTVKTHVQRLYEKLGVSDRAAAVAEAMRQGLLD from the coding sequence ATGGATGTGACTAAAACCGAGAAAGTGCGAGTGGTAGTTGGTGACGACCACCCGCTCTTTCGTGAGGGTGTGGTACGCGCGCTGTCGTTGAGCGGTTCGGTCAACGTCGTCGGCGAGGCCGATGATGGCGCGGCCGCGCTGGAACTGATCAAGACTCACTTACCCGACGTGGCCTTGCTCGACTACCGGATGCCGCGGATGGACGGCGCGCAGGTCGCTGCGGCGGTGCGCAGCAATGAGCTGCCCACTCGGGTGTTGCTGATCTCGGCGCACGACGAATCGGCGATCGTGTACCAGGCGCTGCAGCAGGGGGCCGCCGGTTTCTTGCTGAAAGACTCGACGCGTACCGAGATCGTCAAGGCGGTACTCGACTGCGCGAAGGGCCGCGACGTGGTGGCGCCGTCGCTGGTCGGCGGGCTTGCCGGAGAGATCCGCCAGCGTGCGGCACCCATGGCTCCGGTGCTCAGCGCCCGGGAGCGCGAGGTGCTTCATCGCATCGCCAAGGGCCAGAGCATCCCCGCGATCGCCGGCGAACTCTACGTCGCGCCGTCAACGGTCAAGACCCACGTGCAACGGCTATACGAGAAGCTCGGCGTCAGTGACCGAGCGGCCGCCGTCGCCGAGGCGATGCGGCAAGGGCTTCTCGACTAG
- a CDS encoding sensor histidine kinase, with protein MGMTGDFELERVHKLHQLRSYRLVSVLRLGVLVFLIGAMLIGTPQHEWAQQITLVVVYVLAAAGALLLAFSPRRVAASGAVTIRSWEPLAFTAVDIAVLTAFQLLSADGIYPLLMMTLLPILVGVDVSSRRAMVVLAFTIVGFTIAGVHDNVLLGDAGWPDSVFVFSLYAFLCATALVVVRTEERRVRSVAGLSALREALLAQTMTASEVLQRRISESIHDGPLQDVLVARQELVELQSVWPGDDRVERALAGLQSASERLRQATFELHPAVLEQVGLGAAVEQLATFTARRSGIEVSTDIDYPIRNEIDPIMFGVARELLSNVVHHAQAKHVSVSLGITDGACVLDVADDGVGIAGGTAARRLGEGHIGLASHRARVDAAGGTFVFLDAPAGTHVCVELPLKSVSSPEPDRHPPAGATSREALAASPRRRRPLGH; from the coding sequence GTGGGGATGACCGGCGATTTTGAGCTGGAGCGGGTGCACAAGCTGCATCAACTGCGCTCCTACCGGCTTGTCTCGGTGCTTCGCCTCGGGGTCTTGGTGTTCCTGATCGGCGCAATGCTCATCGGCACTCCCCAGCACGAATGGGCCCAGCAAATCACGTTGGTCGTGGTGTACGTGCTGGCCGCGGCGGGCGCCCTGCTGCTCGCGTTTTCACCGCGGCGAGTGGCGGCCAGCGGAGCGGTCACCATTCGGTCCTGGGAACCGCTGGCCTTCACTGCCGTCGACATAGCGGTGCTGACCGCGTTTCAGCTCTTGTCGGCCGATGGGATCTATCCGCTATTGATGATGACCTTGCTGCCGATTTTGGTGGGCGTCGACGTTTCGTCACGACGGGCGATGGTGGTGCTGGCATTCACCATTGTCGGGTTCACCATCGCCGGGGTTCACGACAATGTGCTGCTCGGCGACGCGGGGTGGCCCGATTCCGTGTTTGTGTTCTCGCTCTACGCGTTTTTGTGCGCCACCGCATTGGTGGTGGTCCGCACCGAGGAGCGCCGTGTTCGCTCGGTCGCGGGTTTGAGCGCGTTGCGAGAGGCATTGCTGGCCCAGACGATGACGGCCTCGGAGGTGTTGCAGCGCCGGATCTCGGAGTCCATTCACGACGGCCCGCTGCAGGACGTGCTGGTCGCGCGCCAGGAACTCGTCGAGTTGCAGAGCGTCTGGCCCGGCGACGATCGGGTGGAGCGCGCACTGGCCGGCCTGCAAAGTGCCTCCGAACGGTTGCGGCAGGCCACTTTTGAGCTGCACCCGGCCGTCCTCGAACAGGTTGGCCTGGGTGCGGCCGTGGAACAGTTGGCGACCTTCACCGCGCGCCGATCGGGCATCGAGGTCAGCACCGACATCGACTACCCCATCCGCAACGAGATCGACCCGATCATGTTCGGTGTGGCACGCGAGTTGCTGTCCAACGTGGTGCACCATGCACAGGCCAAACATGTGTCGGTCAGCCTTGGGATCACCGACGGAGCTTGCGTTTTGGACGTGGCTGACGACGGGGTGGGCATCGCCGGCGGTACCGCGGCGCGCCGTCTCGGTGAGGGACATATCGGCCTGGCTTCGCATCGGGCGCGGGTCGACGCGGCTGGCGGAACGTTCGTCTTTCTCGATGCCCCGGCGGGCACCCATGTGTGCGTCGAACTGCCCTTGAAGTCGGTGTCTTCGCCGGAACCGGATCGGCACCCGCCCGCCGGCGCAACTAGTCGAGAAGCCCTTGCCGCATCGCCTCGGCGACGGCGGCCGCTCGGTCACTGA
- a CDS encoding thiamine pyrophosphate-dependent enzyme — protein MTHASARPAALLPDHLEMYRRMWVLRLLDMALEEMRADGLMESPVSTALGQEAVSIGATAALTEGDLVLASRRAHALHVGVDLPLGPLIAELIGQASTCDHADQLNSPERSGAADQCPLLAVGHAYSQWLDNSDRVTLCITGPDDVNSGAFVQAANMAVLWHLPVVIVVESVPGVGVAGRLRGAPGHGGDACQRIPSVTVDGHDVQAVRRCVATAVQRARAGAGPTVVRAITYRSSDFPSFDGDYDAAATEPFLDPLVFTGGRLKAGGADAAQLCDVERTARKLVADAVALAKSGTCPGHDGRS, from the coding sequence ATGACTCATGCCAGTGCACGCCCGGCCGCGCTCCTGCCCGACCACCTCGAAATGTATCGGCGGATGTGGGTGCTGCGGCTGCTCGACATGGCGCTGGAGGAGATGCGTGCCGACGGTCTGATGGAGTCACCGGTATCGACCGCGTTGGGCCAGGAGGCCGTGAGTATCGGTGCGACGGCGGCACTGACCGAGGGTGATCTGGTGCTGGCCAGCCGTCGCGCACATGCCCTGCACGTCGGTGTGGATCTTCCGCTGGGGCCGCTGATCGCCGAGCTGATTGGCCAAGCCAGCACCTGCGACCACGCTGACCAGCTGAACTCGCCGGAGCGATCGGGTGCCGCCGACCAGTGCCCGCTGCTGGCGGTCGGGCACGCATACTCGCAGTGGCTGGACAACAGCGACCGGGTCACGCTCTGCATCACCGGTCCTGACGATGTCAATTCCGGCGCGTTTGTCCAGGCCGCAAACATGGCGGTGCTGTGGCACCTTCCGGTGGTGATCGTGGTTGAAAGCGTTCCCGGTGTCGGTGTTGCCGGCCGTTTGCGCGGCGCCCCCGGCCATGGTGGAGATGCGTGCCAGCGGATTCCCAGCGTCACCGTGGATGGTCACGACGTCCAGGCGGTTCGACGCTGTGTGGCCACAGCGGTGCAGCGGGCGCGTGCTGGCGCCGGCCCCACCGTGGTACGCGCCATCACCTACCGGAGCAGCGATTTTCCCTCATTCGATGGTGATTACGACGCGGCCGCTACCGAACCTTTCCTGGATCCGCTGGTATTCACCGGCGGCCGGCTGAAGGCCGGTGGAGCCGATGCGGCGCAGCTCTGCGATGTGGAGCGCACGGCACGCAAACTGGTCGCCGACGCCGTTGCCTTGGCCAAGTCGGGGACCTGTCCCGGTCATGATGGGCGTAGTTAA
- a CDS encoding MFS transporter: MLTPGSMTTTATIAAGEAMRVSSSSSPDLPDAGATTKFLRSRNAALRSNARGSNGSAARLANTKTNTKPRSAGALCARPVAAPLGGARPSGERAGGRHRPVREGYPAVIWLLLGGNLVVRAAGFAYPFMAFHVAGRGFAAGAVGAVLAAFGVGWAVGQLVCGWLVDSLGPRATLAWTMTIAAGVLVGMAEARSVAALLVGAMITGVVYDAPRPVIGAAIAELIPDPSRRAELDAWRFGWIVSIGRAITGGVGGLLAAWSGVPVLFWINAVACALLALVAARCIPATAHRPPVAPAVHVRAARISYRRAFSDGRLVLLFASSLATLTAVRGLYATVPMLMADSGLGAGEFGWTQVANAAAGIGLTPVITPWLGRKVAARINPRLDILAIAGGWTALTMAGAALAHTTFGFAIAVAASAPGEIAWFVIAAGIVHRIAPPASGGRYHGIWSMTLAIASVVAPIVSSCSLTHGGHRLVALVTVTVGLAGAALCLPLGRALNKSGDVGVRGSQYTAAAGAA; encoded by the coding sequence ATGCTTACCCCTGGATCGATGACGACCACCGCGACCATCGCCGCCGGCGAGGCGATGCGTGTCTCTTCTAGTTCTTCCCCGGATCTCCCCGATGCCGGGGCCACCACGAAATTCCTGCGGTCCCGCAACGCCGCTTTGCGCTCCAATGCCCGTGGCAGCAACGGATCGGCTGCCCGCCTGGCCAACACAAAGACCAACACAAAGCCCCGGTCGGCAGGGGCGCTCTGCGCTCGCCCGGTGGCGGCTCCACTCGGCGGTGCCCGCCCGTCGGGCGAACGCGCTGGTGGACGGCACCGGCCGGTCAGGGAGGGCTACCCGGCGGTCATTTGGCTGCTACTGGGCGGAAACCTGGTGGTGCGTGCCGCCGGATTCGCCTATCCGTTCATGGCGTTTCACGTGGCAGGACGAGGATTTGCCGCTGGCGCGGTGGGCGCGGTGCTGGCCGCGTTCGGCGTGGGCTGGGCCGTGGGGCAGCTGGTCTGCGGATGGCTGGTGGACTCTCTGGGCCCACGGGCGACGCTGGCTTGGACCATGACCATCGCGGCGGGTGTGCTGGTGGGAATGGCCGAAGCACGCAGCGTGGCTGCCTTGCTGGTCGGCGCCATGATCACCGGTGTGGTCTACGACGCGCCGCGTCCGGTGATAGGTGCCGCGATCGCCGAACTCATCCCAGACCCGAGCCGGCGGGCCGAGCTCGATGCTTGGCGTTTCGGCTGGATCGTCAGCATCGGACGAGCGATCACCGGTGGTGTGGGCGGACTGCTCGCCGCCTGGTCCGGCGTGCCGGTGCTGTTCTGGATCAACGCCGTGGCGTGCGCGCTGCTTGCGCTGGTGGCGGCCCGCTGCATTCCGGCAACGGCGCATCGGCCGCCGGTGGCACCGGCTGTGCATGTCAGGGCCGCACGCATCAGCTACCGCCGGGCATTTTCGGATGGTCGGCTGGTGCTGTTGTTCGCGTCCAGCCTTGCGACGCTGACCGCAGTGCGGGGGCTATACGCCACCGTGCCCATGCTCATGGCCGACAGCGGTCTGGGCGCGGGTGAATTCGGCTGGACCCAGGTGGCCAATGCCGCCGCCGGAATCGGCCTAACCCCGGTGATAACGCCCTGGCTGGGCCGAAAAGTCGCGGCCCGCATCAACCCGCGATTGGACATCCTGGCGATTGCCGGCGGATGGACGGCGTTGACCATGGCCGGTGCGGCGCTCGCGCACACGACTTTCGGCTTCGCCATCGCCGTGGCCGCGTCCGCTCCCGGGGAAATCGCCTGGTTCGTGATCGCGGCTGGGATAGTTCACCGAATTGCTCCGCCCGCCAGTGGCGGGCGCTACCACGGAATCTGGTCGATGACCCTGGCCATCGCGTCGGTCGTGGCCCCCATCGTGTCCTCCTGCAGTCTGACGCACGGCGGCCATCGCTTGGTCGCGCTGGTCACCGTGACAGTGGGTTTGGCCGGGGCCGCGCTGTGCCTGCCGCTGGGCCGGGCGCTGAACAAGTCCGGTGACGTCGGGGTCCGGGGCTCGCAATACACCGCCGCGGCAGGGGCCGCTTGA
- a CDS encoding PE family protein produces MAFVTSAPEALTAAALNLHSVGAGMSAGNAAAMAPITGVVPAAADEVSALTAAHFAAHGAMYQTLSAQAQAIHEMFVTTLQASGGSYAETEAANAIAAQ; encoded by the coding sequence ATGGCATTTGTGACCAGTGCACCCGAAGCGTTGACCGCCGCAGCTTTGAACCTACATTCGGTTGGGGCCGGGATGAGCGCGGGAAATGCCGCCGCCATGGCCCCCATCACCGGGGTGGTCCCAGCTGCGGCCGACGAGGTGTCGGCGCTGACCGCGGCCCACTTTGCCGCCCACGGGGCGATGTACCAAACGCTGAGCGCGCAGGCGCAGGCGATTCACGAGATGTTCGTGACCACCTTGCAGGCCAGCGGCGGTTCCTACGCCGAGACCGAGGCGGCCAACGCTATCGCCGCTCAGTAG
- a CDS encoding ArgK/MeaB family GTPase gives MSIDDLIAAARNGSQRAAGRLLSLVEGDRRDEVLAAIEDWSQRPARVIGITGPPGAGKSTTITGLVGAYRERGARVAVLAVDPSSPFSGGALLGDRIRMTAHVNDSEVLIRSVASRGHLGGLAASAPAAIRLLGALRYDVVLLETVGVGQSEIEVAAVADPTVVVLNPGTGDAVQAAKAGLLEVADIVAVNKADRVGAEQTVRDLRAETNAPILSLVAVKSEGIGELLALIDAHQRGDSRDRRLARARAQILSLAQTRLRGRTDLDRLAEAVVDGLDDPYAAADRLLAPPPH, from the coding sequence ATGAGCATCGATGATCTGATTGCCGCTGCGCGCAACGGATCTCAACGCGCCGCGGGCCGGCTCCTCAGTCTCGTCGAGGGGGACCGCCGCGATGAAGTGCTGGCGGCTATCGAGGACTGGTCGCAGCGGCCCGCGCGAGTCATCGGCATCACCGGGCCGCCAGGGGCGGGCAAATCGACGACGATCACCGGGCTGGTCGGCGCCTACCGGGAGCGCGGAGCCCGGGTGGCCGTGCTAGCCGTGGACCCGTCGTCCCCGTTCAGTGGTGGTGCGTTGCTCGGCGATCGCATCCGAATGACCGCGCATGTCAACGACTCCGAGGTGCTGATCCGCTCGGTGGCCAGTCGGGGCCATCTTGGCGGTCTGGCCGCCTCCGCGCCCGCCGCCATCCGGCTGCTGGGGGCGCTGCGTTACGACGTCGTTCTGCTGGAAACGGTCGGGGTGGGACAGTCCGAGATCGAGGTGGCGGCGGTGGCAGACCCGACCGTCGTCGTGCTCAATCCGGGAACCGGCGATGCGGTCCAGGCCGCCAAGGCCGGTCTGCTGGAAGTCGCCGACATTGTGGCGGTCAACAAGGCCGACCGCGTCGGTGCCGAACAGACCGTGCGAGACTTGCGGGCCGAAACCAATGCCCCGATCCTCAGCCTGGTGGCGGTCAAGTCGGAGGGCATTGGTGAGCTGTTGGCCCTGATCGACGCGCATCAGCGCGGCGATAGTCGCGATCGCCGGTTGGCCCGTGCTCGGGCGCAGATTCTGTCGCTGGCGCAGACTCGGCTGCGCGGCCGTACCGACCTGGACCGGCTCGCCGAGGCGGTGGTCGACGGCCTCGACGATCCTTATGCTGCGGCTGACCGGCTGTTGGCCCCGCCGCCGCACTAG
- a CDS encoding thiolase family protein produces MPEAVIVAALRTPIGTARKGTLRDTNAFDLAHHVVSEATADLDPVQIDDVILGEGLYGGGVIARHAAITAGLGHVPGLAQNRHCAAGQAAVQGAAASVRAGMDQLIIAGGVNSASTSPRPRMQIDGEWVDWFPPTHPDRPDAPNMDMSITVGWNAAVAAGVSRAEMDAWALRSHRNAIAAIDEGRFKEEIVPIPTPHGLFCVDEHPRRDTTMEKLAALKPLHPEIDGFSITAGNACGANDGAAVLTIASDRMAQGLGMPALARVLSWASVGVDPAATGLAPVEAIPKALARGHLSISDVDLFEINEAFASMCVATVKLLELDADRVNVSGSGCSLGHPVAATGARMLVTLVHELRRRGGGIGLAAMCAGGGMGSATVIEVAAP; encoded by the coding sequence GTGCCTGAAGCCGTCATCGTCGCTGCCCTGCGTACCCCGATCGGAACCGCCCGCAAGGGAACCTTGCGCGACACCAACGCATTCGACCTGGCCCACCATGTGGTCAGTGAGGCCACCGCGGATCTGGATCCGGTGCAGATCGACGACGTAATCCTGGGCGAAGGTCTCTACGGCGGCGGCGTCATCGCCCGCCACGCGGCCATCACGGCGGGGCTTGGTCATGTGCCCGGTCTTGCCCAGAATCGGCACTGTGCCGCCGGACAGGCGGCGGTGCAGGGCGCGGCCGCAAGCGTGCGGGCGGGGATGGACCAGCTCATCATCGCCGGGGGCGTGAACTCGGCCTCCACCTCGCCGCGGCCCCGGATGCAGATCGATGGCGAGTGGGTCGACTGGTTCCCGCCGACTCACCCGGACCGGCCGGATGCGCCGAACATGGACATGTCGATCACGGTCGGCTGGAATGCGGCGGTGGCCGCCGGAGTGAGTCGCGCCGAGATGGACGCCTGGGCCCTGCGCTCGCATCGCAACGCGATCGCCGCGATCGACGAGGGCCGGTTCAAGGAGGAGATTGTTCCGATCCCGACGCCGCACGGCCTGTTCTGTGTCGACGAACATCCGCGCCGGGACACGACGATGGAGAAACTGGCCGCGCTCAAGCCGCTGCATCCCGAGATCGACGGCTTCTCGATCACCGCCGGCAACGCCTGCGGCGCCAATGACGGCGCCGCGGTGCTGACCATCGCAAGCGACCGGATGGCCCAGGGGTTGGGCATGCCGGCGCTGGCGCGGGTGCTCAGCTGGGCGTCGGTGGGTGTCGATCCGGCCGCCACCGGCCTGGCCCCGGTCGAAGCTATTCCGAAAGCGCTTGCACGGGGCCATCTATCAATCTCCGACGTTGATCTGTTCGAGATCAACGAAGCGTTCGCGTCAATGTGCGTGGCGACCGTCAAACTGCTGGAACTGGACGCCGATCGGGTCAACGTGAGCGGCAGCGGATGCTCGTTGGGGCACCCGGTGGCCGCGACCGGGGCCAGGATGCTGGTGACGCTGGTGCACGAACTGCGCCGACGCGGCGGCGGGATTGGGCTGGCGGCGATGTGTGCCGGTGGCGGCATGGGATCGGCGACGGTCATCGAGGTTGCGGCGCCATAG
- a CDS encoding proline iminopeptidase-family hydrolase, which produces MTQPEATIAVPGGKVWSKRVGGGSGLPLLVVHGGPGLPHYYLSALQRLAGEREVIFWDQLGCGNSERPSDVDLWTMGRSVAEMDAVVRGLGLEAFHIFGNSWGGMLAQQYVLDVPSGAVSLTISNSTASIPRFADNVIRLKAELDPGTRATIDRHEAAGTTHSAECQSAITTWNETYLCRTLPWPAYLTEAFQNLGPEIFETMFGPSDFRIVGTIRDWDVVDRLAEIALPTLLLAGKYDECSPEDMREMHQRIAGSRFEFFECSAHMPFIEEPDRFDRVMRDFLRSND; this is translated from the coding sequence GTGACACAACCGGAGGCGACAATCGCGGTCCCGGGCGGCAAGGTGTGGAGCAAGCGCGTCGGCGGCGGCTCCGGCCTTCCCCTTCTGGTGGTGCATGGCGGCCCGGGCCTGCCGCACTACTACCTGTCAGCGCTGCAACGACTGGCCGGCGAACGGGAAGTCATCTTCTGGGATCAACTTGGCTGCGGAAACTCCGAACGCCCGTCCGACGTGGATCTGTGGACAATGGGGCGCTCGGTGGCCGAGATGGACGCCGTGGTGCGCGGACTCGGGCTGGAAGCCTTTCACATCTTCGGCAATTCCTGGGGCGGAATGCTCGCCCAGCAGTATGTCCTGGACGTGCCATCGGGAGCCGTCAGCCTGACCATCTCCAACAGCACCGCGTCCATTCCCCGGTTCGCCGACAACGTGATTCGGCTCAAGGCGGAGCTGGATCCTGGCACCCGAGCCACCATTGACCGCCACGAAGCCGCCGGCACCACACATTCGGCCGAATGTCAGTCCGCAATCACGACCTGGAACGAAACGTATCTGTGCCGCACTCTCCCCTGGCCCGCCTACCTCACTGAAGCATTCCAGAATCTGGGTCCCGAGATCTTCGAAACGATGTTCGGGCCCAGCGATTTTCGGATCGTCGGGACCATTCGCGATTGGGATGTGGTCGATCGGTTGGCCGAAATCGCCCTGCCGACACTGCTGCTCGCGGGCAAGTACGACGAATGCTCGCCGGAAGACATGCGCGAGATGCATCAACGGATTGCCGGCTCACGATTCGAGTTCTTCGAGTGCAGCGCGCACATGCCCTTCATCGAAGAACCAGACCGGTTTGACCGGGTGATGCGCGACTTCCTGCGCAGCAACGACTGA
- a CDS encoding enoyl-CoA hydratase/isomerase family protein, translated as MYDMPTEIDVRAEGALRIITLNRPDALNAVNDNLHVGLAGLWRRLSEDRSARAAVLTGAGRAFSAGGDFAYLAELAQDADLRAKTIAHGRDIVLGMARCRVPVVAAVNGPAVGLGCSLVALSDIVYIAPDAYLADPHVQVGLVAADGGPLTWPLHISLMLAKEYALTGQRIAAQRAVELGLANHVAADPVAEAVACAQRIMKLPQQAVESTKRVLNIHLERAVLASLDYALSAEHQSFTTEDFRSIVTRLTAPKD; from the coding sequence ATGTATGACATGCCAACAGAAATCGACGTTCGCGCCGAGGGGGCGCTGCGCATCATCACCCTGAACCGGCCCGATGCGCTCAATGCGGTCAACGACAATCTGCATGTTGGGCTCGCAGGGCTGTGGCGGCGGTTGAGCGAGGATCGCAGCGCGCGCGCGGCGGTGCTCACGGGCGCCGGGCGAGCCTTCTCGGCCGGCGGCGATTTCGCATATCTGGCCGAACTCGCCCAAGACGCCGACCTGCGGGCGAAGACCATCGCGCATGGCCGAGACATCGTGCTGGGCATGGCCCGCTGCCGGGTGCCGGTGGTGGCGGCGGTCAACGGCCCGGCGGTGGGGCTCGGCTGCAGCCTGGTCGCCCTGAGCGACATCGTCTACATCGCGCCGGATGCCTATCTTGCCGACCCACATGTGCAAGTGGGTCTGGTCGCCGCCGACGGCGGTCCGTTGACCTGGCCATTGCACATCAGCCTGATGCTGGCCAAGGAATACGCGTTGACCGGTCAGCGGATTGCCGCGCAGCGCGCCGTCGAGCTCGGCCTGGCCAACCATGTGGCCGCCGATCCGGTGGCCGAGGCGGTGGCGTGCGCCCAGCGGATCATGAAATTGCCTCAGCAGGCGGTCGAAAGCACCAAACGGGTGCTCAATATTCACCTCGAGCGGGCCGTGCTCGCCAGTCTGGACTACGCGCTGTCGGCCGAGCACCAGTCGTTCACCACCGAGGACTTCCGCTCAATCGTGACCAGGTTGACCGCTCCGAAGGACTAG